From Chaetodon auriga isolate fChaAug3 chromosome 10, fChaAug3.hap1, whole genome shotgun sequence, a single genomic window includes:
- the LOC143326660 gene encoding rho-related GTP-binding protein RhoA-D, producing the protein MAAIRKKLVIVGDGACGKTCLLIVFSKDQFPEVYVPTVFENYIADIEVDGKQVELALWDTAGQEDYDRLRPLSYPDTDVILMCFSIDSPDSLENIPEKWTPEVKHFCPNVPIILVGNKKDLRNDEHTRRELAKMKQEPVKSEEGRDMANRISAFGYLECSAKTKDGVREVFEMATRAALQVRKRKKRSGCQLL; encoded by the exons ATGGCAGCCATCAGGAAGAAGTTGGTGATAGTTGGGGATGGAGCGTGTGGGAAGACCTGTCTGCTCATCGTCTTCAGTAAGGACCAGTTCCCAGAGGTCTACGTCCCCACTGTGTTTGAGAACTACATCGCTGACATTGAAGTGGATGGCAAACAG GTGGAGTTAGCGTTGTGGGATACAGCGGGCCAAGAGGACTATGACAGACTGAGGCCTCTCTCCTACCCCGACACAGACGTTATCCTCATGTGCTTCTCCATAGACAGCCCTGACAGTTTAG AGAACATTCCAGAGAAATGGACGCCTGAAGTGAAACACTTCTGTCCCAACGTCCCGATCATCCTCGTGGGTAACAAGAAGGACCTTAGGAATGATGAACACACGCGCAGGGAGCTGGCCAAGATGAAGCag GAGCCGGTTAAGTCTGAGGAGGGCAGAGACATGGCCAACCGCATCAGTGCCTTTGGCTATCTGGAGTGCTCCGCCAAGACCAAGGATGGCGTACGGGAGGTGTTTGAGATGGCCACCAGAGCAGCGCTGCAGGTTCGCAAGCGCAAGAAGAGGAGCGGCTGCCAGCTACTGTGA